From one Comamonas piscis genomic stretch:
- the glf gene encoding UDP-galactopyranose mutase, whose amino-acid sequence MTFSTVLITGAGFAGSTIARELANAGHRVHIIDKRPHIAGNAFDELNAHGVLVHRYGPHIFHTNSERVWQYLSRFTEWRPYEHRVRGVVDGKEYPFPINRDTLNQLYGLDLDETGAAEFFEKHREPRDPVQTSEDVVLNSVGRDLYEKFFLNYTRKQWGMDPSELKAGVAARIPVRTNTDDRYFTDTYQVMPAEGYTKMFERMLNHPNIQVKLGVDFSELTDLELYDHIVYTGPIDAYFKHCYGPLPYRSLRFKHEHLADVQQFQQVGTVNYPNDHAYTRITEFKHLTGQEHTGTSIVREYPEAEGDPYYPIPSDTNEALFKRYRELAEKEAGVTFVGRLAEYRYYNMDQVVGAALSAAKKLIERLRPSS is encoded by the coding sequence ATGACTTTTTCTACCGTCCTCATCACGGGCGCCGGCTTCGCCGGCAGTACCATCGCCCGCGAGCTGGCCAACGCCGGCCACCGCGTCCACATCATCGACAAGCGCCCGCATATCGCCGGCAATGCCTTCGATGAACTGAACGCCCACGGAGTGCTGGTGCATCGCTACGGCCCGCACATCTTCCACACCAACAGCGAACGTGTGTGGCAGTATCTGTCGCGCTTTACCGAATGGCGCCCCTACGAGCATCGCGTGCGAGGGGTTGTCGACGGAAAAGAGTACCCGTTCCCGATCAATCGAGACACACTGAACCAGCTGTATGGGCTGGATTTGGACGAGACTGGCGCTGCAGAGTTCTTCGAAAAGCATCGCGAACCTCGTGACCCCGTTCAAACGAGTGAGGATGTAGTGCTCAACAGCGTAGGGCGTGACCTGTACGAAAAATTCTTTCTCAACTACACCCGTAAGCAATGGGGCATGGATCCCTCAGAGCTCAAGGCAGGTGTAGCGGCGCGTATCCCTGTTCGCACCAACACCGATGACCGCTATTTCACGGATACATACCAGGTCATGCCTGCAGAGGGCTATACCAAGATGTTTGAGCGAATGCTCAACCATCCCAACATTCAGGTTAAGTTGGGTGTTGATTTTTCGGAGTTGACAGACCTGGAGCTCTACGATCACATTGTCTATACCGGGCCTATTGATGCGTACTTCAAGCACTGCTATGGCCCACTGCCCTATCGTTCCTTACGCTTTAAGCACGAGCACCTGGCTGATGTGCAGCAATTCCAACAGGTAGGCACTGTAAATTACCCAAATGACCATGCCTACACGCGCATCACGGAGTTCAAGCACCTGACGGGCCAAGAGCACACGGGAACGTCCATTGTGCGGGAGTATCCCGAAGCCGAAGGTGATCCCTACTATCCTATTCCTAGCGATACCAATGAAGCACTTTTCAAGCGGTATCGAGAACTGGCAGAGAAAGAAGCGGGAGTGACTTTTGTCGGTCGTCTCGCTGAGTATCGCTACTACAACATGGACCAAGTGGTAGGCGCAGCGTTATCGGCTGCAAAAAAACTGATCGAGCGCCTCCGTCCCTCTTCTTGA
- a CDS encoding glycosyltransferase family 4 protein, with translation MPDGKKPVVLILASTFPRWQGDPEPGFILELAKRLCSSWHVVVVCPHAAGAKESDVIEGVEVIRYRYAPERWETLVNNGGIVTNLRNSKWKYLLVPSFVWCQAWSAWRTTRRLHVDVVHAHWLIPQGLLAALLKVTSGRKVPYVVTSHGADLFALQGGLLNGLKKMVLQQSHSATVVSSAMLDRVVQMGISPKKLDVIPMGVDMVDRFVPAVNSQRSASELLFVGRLVEKKGLSHLLDAMPELIKAKPDTTLSIAGFGPDEVRLKAQVSALGLNNKVHFLGALPQDALPQLYQRAALFVAPFVQATSGDQEGLPVALMEAIGCGCPAIAGNVAGLADIFGSYAHQCVVDPRDTAALVAAILAALYHPEAAQLQANQMRAYLIDHLNWDAVAARYSAVLKNATASQLAGGTSA, from the coding sequence ATGCCAGACGGTAAAAAGCCCGTCGTACTGATATTAGCTTCGACTTTCCCCCGATGGCAGGGTGATCCAGAACCAGGTTTTATTCTGGAGCTTGCCAAGCGCTTATGTAGTAGCTGGCATGTGGTGGTGGTATGCCCGCATGCTGCGGGGGCAAAAGAAAGCGACGTGATAGAAGGTGTAGAGGTTATTCGCTATCGCTATGCGCCAGAGCGCTGGGAAACCTTGGTGAACAACGGCGGCATTGTTACGAATCTGCGTAACAGCAAATGGAAATACCTGCTGGTTCCAAGCTTCGTCTGGTGTCAGGCTTGGAGCGCTTGGCGCACAACTCGTCGCCTTCATGTGGATGTAGTCCATGCGCACTGGCTCATTCCCCAAGGTTTATTGGCTGCATTGCTGAAGGTGACGAGCGGTAGAAAGGTACCGTATGTCGTCACTTCGCATGGAGCGGATCTGTTTGCGTTGCAAGGAGGCTTGCTGAACGGGCTGAAGAAAATGGTGCTTCAACAGTCCCACTCGGCAACCGTGGTGAGCTCGGCCATGCTCGACCGCGTGGTTCAGATGGGCATCTCTCCAAAAAAGCTGGATGTGATCCCTATGGGCGTGGACATGGTGGATCGCTTTGTGCCTGCGGTAAATAGTCAGCGGAGCGCTTCCGAACTCTTATTCGTTGGAAGATTGGTTGAGAAAAAAGGCCTGAGCCATCTGCTGGATGCAATGCCGGAGTTAATCAAAGCAAAACCGGATACGACTTTATCCATTGCTGGGTTCGGCCCAGATGAGGTGCGGCTCAAAGCCCAGGTTTCTGCGCTAGGCTTAAACAACAAGGTGCATTTTCTTGGTGCGTTACCTCAAGACGCATTGCCCCAGCTTTACCAACGTGCGGCATTGTTTGTTGCCCCCTTTGTGCAGGCTACATCCGGAGACCAAGAAGGGCTACCAGTTGCGCTGATGGAGGCCATTGGTTGCGGGTGCCCTGCCATCGCTGGCAATGTCGCTGGCTTGGCTGATATATTTGGCAGTTACGCTCACCAATGTGTTGTGGATCCCAGGGATACGGCAGCGCTGGTAGCTGCAATTCTGGCGGCACTCTACCACCCTGAGGCGGCGCAGCTCCAAGCAAACCAGATGCGAGCATATCTGATCGACCACCTCAATTGGGATGCTGTGGCTGCACGGTATTCTGCGGTATTGAAAAATGCGACTGCTTCGCAACTCGCCGGAGGTACCTCTGCTTAA
- a CDS encoding glycosyltransferase family 2 protein, whose product MVTAVEHPIAVSVIIPTVGRPTLLKRAINSCLYGKHALATEVIVVPNGADDSWPTVRNEYAADPRVRFEYSPTPDQNVARNLGIKLARGELVRFLDDDDYLFPEAASAQYAHMLLQDLDFCSAGATLTDQHDKSLGELPQPETDSPEIAALSRKRLQLPFTHVYRRNSIGNLRWPVGVRQSEDIVWLIRYATAAPRRWKRMDASVGAWYQHAGHRQSLDKPSGVVHEVTAKELLDACLILQAQGRWSDELATVVAEALWAVSHRAFPFRPRYWTNIATQAMRLDTEARPDAPVYRYPVLHALDPRALMWLLLPKRLVSLSLSLARGALFGRDYRRTL is encoded by the coding sequence ATGGTAACCGCCGTCGAGCATCCAATAGCTGTTAGCGTCATCATCCCAACTGTGGGCAGGCCTACGCTGTTGAAGCGCGCCATCAATAGCTGTTTGTATGGCAAACACGCCTTGGCCACAGAAGTCATTGTGGTGCCCAATGGCGCAGATGATTCCTGGCCAACGGTCCGCAATGAATATGCCGCCGACCCGCGCGTGCGCTTTGAATATTCCCCAACGCCAGACCAGAACGTTGCTCGGAACCTTGGCATCAAGCTGGCGCGCGGTGAATTGGTCCGCTTCCTGGATGATGACGACTACCTTTTTCCGGAGGCGGCCAGCGCCCAGTACGCACACATGCTTCTGCAAGACTTGGATTTTTGTTCAGCTGGCGCGACGTTGACGGATCAGCATGATAAATCGCTGGGCGAGTTGCCGCAGCCCGAAACCGATTCCCCCGAAATCGCCGCATTGTCCAGAAAGCGGCTGCAGCTTCCTTTCACACATGTCTATAGGCGCAATTCGATCGGAAATTTGCGCTGGCCGGTAGGTGTAAGGCAATCCGAAGACATTGTCTGGCTGATTCGCTACGCAACCGCTGCGCCGCGACGATGGAAACGCATGGATGCCAGTGTCGGCGCGTGGTATCAGCATGCCGGGCATCGTCAGTCGCTGGACAAGCCGTCAGGGGTCGTGCACGAGGTCACCGCGAAGGAGTTGCTTGATGCATGTTTAATACTCCAAGCACAGGGACGCTGGAGCGATGAGCTCGCGACTGTCGTTGCCGAGGCGCTGTGGGCCGTGTCGCACCGTGCTTTTCCTTTCCGCCCAAGGTACTGGACCAACATTGCCACCCAAGCCATGCGGCTAGATACTGAAGCACGCCCTGATGCCCCGGTCTATCGGTATCCTGTCCTCCACGCTCTCGATCCTCGCGCGCTGATGTGGCTGCTGCTGCCCAAACGGTTGGTCTCACTGAGTCTGAGCCTGGCACGAGGCGCTCTGTTTGGGCGCGACTATAGGCGCACGCTGTAA
- a CDS encoding class I SAM-dependent methyltransferase — MREEVKRLLRPIYPLALPAFSLFHRHFLTPWNIRKNKGKSHRMLEIGPGPKRLEGFESLNVVAGVEVDYVWDASRHLPFQSETFDLIYASHVLEHVPWYQTQATLNHWVRALKSGGKLEIWIPDGLKIARTFVLAEEGEQGLIQQDGWYKFNDDHDACTWANGRIYSYGDGTGKKDHPNWHLSLLSERRLKKLLAQSGLVNLEIMTTSEVRGYDHGWINLGMRGVKP, encoded by the coding sequence ATGCGTGAAGAAGTCAAGCGGTTACTCCGCCCTATCTATCCATTGGCTCTCCCTGCCTTTTCGCTTTTTCATCGTCACTTCCTGACCCCATGGAATATCCGCAAAAACAAGGGGAAAAGCCACAGGATGCTGGAGATCGGCCCTGGGCCAAAACGACTGGAGGGGTTCGAGTCTCTCAACGTCGTGGCGGGAGTGGAGGTGGACTACGTTTGGGATGCCTCAAGGCACCTTCCTTTCCAGTCAGAGACTTTTGATCTCATATATGCTAGTCATGTCTTGGAGCACGTTCCTTGGTATCAAACGCAAGCAACGCTCAACCATTGGGTGAGAGCCCTGAAGTCAGGAGGAAAACTGGAGATATGGATTCCTGACGGTTTGAAAATTGCTCGCACTTTTGTGCTAGCCGAGGAAGGGGAGCAGGGTCTAATCCAGCAGGATGGCTGGTACAAGTTCAATGATGACCACGATGCTTGTACATGGGCCAATGGTCGCATCTACTCATATGGCGATGGCACAGGAAAGAAGGATCATCCAAACTGGCATTTGTCTTTACTCTCTGAACGGCGCCTCAAGAAGCTCCTTGCACAGTCTGGTCTAGTCAATCTGGAAATCATGACAACGTCTGAGGTTCGTGGCTACGACCACGGCTGGATTAACCTAGGCATGCGTGGAGTCAAGCCGTGA
- a CDS encoding glycosyltransferase family 4 protein codes for MRIAFLCKRRYMSKDVVLDRYARLYEIPRQLALLGHQVLGLCWDYQGREDGEWAHEAKPGELHWRSQALRGKGLLIRVNYAKQVLDSLRAFKPDIIIAASDIPHIALGAWLARKLQCPYVADLYDNFEGFVQARIPGFVQALRWGIRQADLVTATSEVLRQHVLTDCKPKGMVLAMPSSVDLAVFHAQSKKACREALGLPEDAKLIGTAGGLYREKGIEPLFEAWPHIAAKRPDVHLVLAGPTEAQLPPPQGDRVHYLGMLSHAQVATLFNALDVGVISVLDTPFGRHCFPQKAYEMLACELPVVASNVGATGGLFSSYPDLLFKPGNAEDLARAVLVQLTLGNRPQLPIQDWTELIKDMEQHLPAPQGRNTQSGMDHLRQAP; via the coding sequence ATGCGCATCGCCTTCCTATGTAAACGCCGCTATATGAGCAAGGATGTGGTTCTTGACCGGTATGCCCGCTTGTATGAAATACCCCGACAGCTGGCCCTTCTTGGACACCAAGTGCTAGGGCTCTGTTGGGACTATCAAGGCAGAGAGGACGGCGAGTGGGCCCATGAGGCCAAGCCAGGGGAATTGCATTGGCGCTCACAGGCTTTGCGCGGTAAAGGGCTGTTAATACGAGTCAATTATGCAAAGCAGGTGTTGGACTCGCTACGCGCATTCAAGCCAGATATCATCATTGCGGCGTCAGATATTCCGCATATAGCCCTGGGGGCCTGGCTAGCGCGCAAGCTCCAATGCCCCTACGTTGCAGACCTCTACGACAACTTCGAAGGGTTTGTTCAGGCTCGCATTCCAGGATTTGTGCAGGCATTACGCTGGGGCATACGGCAGGCGGATTTGGTGACGGCCACGAGCGAAGTGCTACGCCAGCATGTTCTAACAGATTGCAAGCCAAAGGGGATGGTTCTTGCGATGCCCAGCAGCGTGGACTTGGCCGTTTTTCATGCGCAAAGCAAGAAAGCATGCAGAGAAGCCTTGGGTCTACCAGAGGACGCCAAGCTAATAGGAACGGCTGGAGGACTCTACCGAGAAAAAGGCATTGAACCCCTATTTGAGGCTTGGCCACACATTGCCGCGAAGCGACCAGACGTGCATCTGGTCCTCGCCGGACCGACTGAGGCTCAACTTCCACCACCGCAAGGAGACCGCGTCCACTACCTCGGAATGCTCTCACATGCGCAGGTTGCGACTTTGTTCAATGCGCTGGATGTCGGTGTTATTTCTGTCCTGGATACCCCCTTTGGCAGGCACTGCTTTCCGCAAAAAGCCTATGAGATGCTGGCTTGCGAGCTGCCGGTGGTGGCATCCAATGTCGGAGCCACTGGAGGCCTGTTTTCCAGTTATCCAGACTTGCTCTTCAAGCCGGGCAATGCAGAAGACCTGGCGCGGGCAGTATTGGTGCAGCTTACCCTGGGAAACCGCCCTCAGCTACCGATCCAGGATTGGACCGAGTTGATCAAAGACATGGAGCAGCACCTCCCTGCTCCGCAGGGTCGAAACACGCAATCAGGGATGGACCATCTGCGTCAAGCCCCTTAA
- a CDS encoding lipopolysaccharide biosynthesis protein, translated as MAEVTIGSSLRWLLTGRAVQIAVQFIGIATLARLIAPAEFGLLALASVVTAFLQLFTDMGTASALIQRRDLENRHINAVFWFNVAIGFLLAGLLAATSPALAEWLGNERAAPVLLALSASFPLTTLVAAHAALLERESKFRELTLYTTISSVFGLAVAISLAVKGAGVFALVFQSLATASAQAIMLWRASRWRPGRPSMNGLRELIPFSGNLFLFNIVNYIHRNSDTIIIGRIFSQQDLGLYNIAYRILLFPLQNFTFAVNRALLPAYSRNQDEVTTLAAHYVSTLRGIALITAPLMAAIWATREPLIELLLGSAWARSSDVIQWLAPVGFLQSVVSTSGSVLLSRGKSSTLRTLGLVGAPFLTASFIVGIPWGIEGIAASYCLANVIWLFPVLATVMKSLDGRLGSALAAIVPPAAISIAAFACASWFATPTQSSAVSHLLSIIALGSIFFLAGTRIFLWKSVKSFLHVLPSVRLKKKR; from the coding sequence ATGGCTGAAGTAACAATCGGATCATCGCTTCGATGGCTCCTGACAGGGCGGGCGGTGCAGATCGCTGTGCAGTTCATCGGCATCGCCACCCTGGCACGGCTGATCGCACCTGCAGAATTTGGCTTGCTTGCGCTCGCCAGCGTCGTCACGGCTTTTTTGCAACTCTTCACGGACATGGGAACAGCGTCGGCGCTGATACAGCGCCGAGATCTGGAGAACCGCCATATAAACGCTGTCTTCTGGTTCAACGTGGCAATCGGGTTCCTGCTTGCAGGCTTACTTGCGGCAACCTCCCCAGCTCTTGCCGAATGGCTGGGAAACGAGCGCGCAGCACCTGTGCTTTTGGCGCTGTCCGCGTCGTTTCCGCTGACCACCCTAGTCGCCGCCCACGCAGCTCTTCTGGAGAGGGAGTCCAAGTTTCGTGAGTTGACGCTGTATACCACGATCTCGTCGGTCTTCGGCCTCGCTGTCGCCATCTCACTTGCCGTCAAAGGCGCAGGTGTCTTCGCCCTCGTTTTCCAGTCGCTTGCCACGGCATCGGCTCAAGCCATCATGCTGTGGCGAGCCAGCCGATGGCGACCTGGCAGGCCCTCCATGAACGGGCTCCGTGAACTGATTCCATTCAGCGGCAACCTATTTCTCTTCAACATCGTCAATTACATTCACAGGAACTCCGATACCATCATCATCGGGCGCATATTCAGCCAACAAGACCTGGGGCTGTACAACATTGCCTATCGCATCCTTCTTTTCCCATTACAGAACTTCACCTTTGCTGTCAATAGAGCATTGTTGCCTGCCTACAGCCGCAATCAGGATGAAGTCACTACGCTAGCTGCGCATTATGTGTCCACCTTGCGAGGAATCGCTTTAATCACCGCACCTTTGATGGCCGCCATATGGGCCACGAGAGAGCCGCTGATCGAATTGCTGCTCGGAAGCGCATGGGCACGCTCGTCGGATGTGATCCAGTGGCTTGCGCCGGTCGGCTTTCTGCAATCGGTAGTCAGTACAAGTGGTTCCGTCTTGCTTTCCCGCGGCAAGTCGAGCACTTTGCGAACGCTGGGGCTTGTGGGTGCGCCGTTTCTGACGGCGTCTTTCATCGTCGGCATCCCCTGGGGCATAGAAGGCATCGCTGCCAGCTACTGTTTGGCAAATGTGATTTGGCTGTTCCCGGTGCTGGCTACAGTCATGAAATCTTTGGATGGCAGGCTAGGCAGCGCACTTGCCGCCATTGTCCCTCCTGCGGCCATCTCTATAGCAGCATTCGCTTGCGCATCATGGTTTGCAACCCCAACGCAGTCGTCCGCTGTCAGTCATTTGCTTTCGATAATTGCTCTAGGCAGTATCTTCTTCTTGGCAGGAACTCGGATCTTTCTCTGGAAATCTGTCAAGAGTTTTCTGCATGTACTACCTAGCGTCAGGCTCAAGAAAAAACGTTAA
- a CDS encoding glycosyltransferase family 2 protein: MYYLASGSRKNVKPMHSSTPLLSVVIPTHKRPQFLPCAIDSALQAAPDGDVEVIVVPNGKDESWKTITQAYAHEPRVHWQPIEEAHANAARNHGLTISSGKYVRFLDDDDYLFPNARTQCLELDQANFDASQGGIDLVDAKGEIFRQWHSAVSTDYVASMLRPSRITHNCAMLYRRDKITNQRWDISRGVGQDTAWALSLARDFDLSLHRCDLQTGAWVQHDSERISTKITGHQGHNEIPVEILLNTVAGLESRGALTEERRLAAAEGIWQCIHNAFPLAPIYWTSIIHQVHDIAPNSKPADHLYSKFPFNQLNPIVLEWLMTPHRFIRIRRRERAIKSGLAQQW; the protein is encoded by the coding sequence ATGTACTACCTAGCGTCAGGCTCAAGAAAAAACGTTAAACCAATGCATTCATCAACGCCGCTTCTATCCGTTGTCATTCCCACCCACAAGCGCCCGCAGTTCCTGCCGTGCGCCATCGACAGCGCCTTACAGGCCGCGCCAGATGGCGATGTGGAGGTGATTGTGGTTCCCAATGGTAAGGATGAGTCATGGAAAACGATCACCCAAGCGTATGCGCATGAGCCTAGGGTGCATTGGCAACCAATCGAGGAAGCGCATGCAAACGCCGCCAGGAATCATGGTCTGACCATCAGCAGCGGGAAATATGTACGCTTTCTTGACGATGACGATTACCTGTTTCCGAACGCCCGCACGCAGTGCCTGGAACTCGATCAAGCAAATTTCGATGCCTCACAAGGAGGCATAGATTTGGTGGATGCAAAGGGCGAGATATTCCGCCAATGGCACTCTGCAGTCAGCACAGATTATGTCGCGTCAATGCTAAGGCCTTCGCGCATTACGCATAACTGCGCCATGCTATATCGGCGCGATAAAATCACCAATCAGCGATGGGATATTTCGCGAGGAGTCGGACAGGACACGGCATGGGCTCTTTCTCTTGCCAGAGATTTCGATCTCTCACTGCACCGATGCGATCTTCAAACAGGAGCCTGGGTTCAGCATGACTCCGAGAGGATTTCAACAAAAATAACGGGGCACCAAGGTCATAATGAGATACCCGTCGAAATCCTGCTAAACACCGTAGCCGGATTGGAGTCTCGCGGAGCACTGACAGAAGAACGGCGCCTTGCGGCTGCAGAAGGCATTTGGCAATGCATTCACAATGCCTTCCCTTTGGCCCCTATATATTGGACCAGCATCATCCATCAGGTGCATGATATTGCCCCCAACAGCAAACCAGCAGATCATTTGTACAGCAAATTTCCATTTAATCAATTAAACCCTATCGTTCTGGAGTGGCTCATGACTCCACATAGATTCATCCGCATCCGACGGCGAGAAAGGGCGATCAAGTCAGGATTGGCGCAGCAATGGTAA
- a CDS encoding phosphoribosyltransferase family protein — protein MNYRSASDMARAIRAGLYIVPTDADLVVGIPRSGMLAASLIALHANLKCTGLDAFLSNTPLLTGSTRRARQACITNPRDAAHILLVDDSAVSGASMREALESIRSLGYTGRITTCAVFIGPDCPGIDVYMEVVPLPRLFEWNLMHRDYLANCCVDLDGVMCVDPTAEENDDGPNYLGFLDNAAPLLVPTYRVGRIVTSRLEKYRTQTERWLARHNVEYGALDMLDLPDAQARRKARAHAPFKARIYAQHDDMGLFIESERGQAAEIARLAGKQALCISTQELFSPGLTLPYAKQASRRWTAKSLRFLRRLAAGG, from the coding sequence GTGAACTATCGCTCTGCCAGCGACATGGCGCGCGCCATCCGGGCCGGTTTGTACATTGTTCCAACAGACGCCGATCTCGTCGTCGGAATTCCGCGCAGCGGTATGCTCGCCGCGAGCTTGATTGCCCTACATGCCAACCTGAAGTGCACTGGGCTCGACGCATTTCTCAGCAACACGCCGCTGCTGACTGGCAGCACCCGGCGGGCACGTCAAGCCTGCATCACCAACCCGCGCGATGCAGCGCATATCCTGCTGGTTGACGACAGCGCCGTTAGCGGCGCCTCTATGCGCGAAGCGCTCGAATCCATCCGTTCATTGGGCTATACGGGCCGGATCACAACATGCGCCGTATTCATCGGCCCTGACTGCCCCGGCATTGACGTGTATATGGAAGTCGTCCCATTGCCGAGGTTGTTCGAGTGGAACCTAATGCACCGCGACTACCTAGCCAACTGCTGCGTGGATTTGGACGGCGTCATGTGCGTGGATCCGACTGCTGAGGAAAACGACGACGGCCCCAATTACCTTGGTTTTCTCGACAATGCCGCCCCCTTGCTCGTTCCAACATACAGGGTGGGGCGAATCGTAACGAGTCGGCTCGAGAAATACCGCACCCAGACCGAGCGCTGGCTGGCACGACACAACGTCGAGTATGGCGCCTTGGATATGCTGGACTTGCCGGATGCCCAAGCGCGGCGAAAAGCCCGTGCGCATGCGCCCTTCAAGGCCCGCATCTATGCCCAGCACGACGACATGGGGCTATTCATCGAAAGTGAACGAGGACAGGCAGCGGAGATTGCGAGACTCGCCGGCAAGCAAGCACTGTGCATCTCCACACAGGAGTTGTTTTCGCCCGGTTTGACATTGCCCTATGCAAAGCAGGCTTCTCGGAGATGGACAGCCAAGAGCCTTCGTTTCCTGCGTCGGCTGGCTGCTGGTGGCTAG
- a CDS encoding glycosyltransferase, translating into MNHIISTVVVTFNRKPLLRQALAAHAVQTHQGSQLLIVDNASTDGTRDMLASEGWLGRSSVELLALPENTGGAGGFAAGLKYAIDKGAEWVWMMDDDAEPHPTALEELMQVANDPMQVYGSLAVNGADTSWLTTVLSPPLGEVEKAEDVPARATVQSLPFLGFLIHRKLVERIGLPDTDYFIAADDVEYCVRAQKAGADIIIAGKSRIKHPKSRPYKVEILGRTLTCLALPPWKRYYDTRNRLLIARTHYGVRLFTQTIPGSFVRLFAALLKEPHKLAQAHAFFAGFIDGFLGIKGKRHTFWRIG; encoded by the coding sequence ATGAACCATATCATTTCAACGGTCGTCGTGACCTTCAACCGCAAGCCGTTGCTGCGGCAGGCGTTGGCTGCACACGCAGTACAGACGCATCAAGGAAGCCAATTGCTGATCGTGGACAACGCCTCCACCGATGGAACACGCGACATGCTGGCAAGCGAAGGCTGGCTGGGGCGTTCCAGCGTTGAGCTGCTGGCATTGCCCGAGAACACCGGCGGCGCAGGCGGCTTTGCAGCAGGCTTGAAGTACGCCATAGACAAAGGCGCTGAGTGGGTCTGGATGATGGACGACGATGCCGAGCCACACCCCACGGCGCTGGAGGAGTTGATGCAGGTGGCGAATGACCCCATGCAAGTCTACGGCTCCCTGGCGGTGAACGGAGCGGACACTTCCTGGCTGACCACGGTGCTCTCCCCTCCTTTGGGCGAGGTGGAAAAGGCAGAAGACGTCCCCGCTCGGGCAACTGTGCAGTCCCTGCCCTTCCTGGGTTTCCTGATCCATCGCAAGCTGGTAGAACGCATCGGCCTGCCCGATACGGACTACTTCATCGCCGCCGATGACGTGGAATATTGCGTGCGAGCGCAGAAAGCGGGAGCGGACATCATCATCGCTGGCAAGAGCCGGATCAAGCACCCTAAGTCTCGGCCCTACAAAGTCGAGATTCTGGGCCGAACCTTGACATGCCTCGCATTGCCGCCGTGGAAGCGCTACTACGACACCCGTAACCGCCTTCTTATTGCGCGCACGCATTACGGAGTTAGGCTATTTACTCAAACCATTCCTGGCTCCTTCGTGCGCCTGTTTGCCGCATTGTTGAAAGAGCCTCACAAACTGGCCCAAGCCCATGCTTTCTTTGCGGGGTTCATCGACGGTTTTCTAGGTATCAAAGGGAAGCGCCACACATTCTGGCGCATTGGTTGA